One Alteromonas sp. KC3 DNA segment encodes these proteins:
- a CDS encoding winged helix-turn-helix domain-containing protein produces MNASSKLEFDDIHFVVSHNGVSATLNPLSFKLLRVLSDANGEIVSVKTLLDTVWEKQNVSPETLKQRVFVLRKALNDAFVSGIVIQAVRGEGYRLIIEKITEADTSPLSTEPLFSGNVETKYFLRFRSTPLLLFFVFLIILIAALIGFREVGHSGNKVIANNRIALWSNVTPSDMTKNAKAAYARWNNMLSQSNDGKTLQLVKSNQQEEIPLSLQARKDRIALVSFFETIEMGEQSLITLSIIEPATATILRSDTIQDGSESDVRELFESHKSGIKALVSSQKLYLNKQQRDFANDPIWVELRALANPR; encoded by the coding sequence ATGAATGCATCAAGTAAACTAGAATTTGACGACATTCATTTTGTTGTGTCGCACAACGGTGTTTCTGCAACGTTGAACCCGCTAAGCTTCAAATTGTTACGCGTACTGTCTGATGCTAATGGCGAAATTGTCTCAGTAAAAACGTTATTAGACACTGTATGGGAAAAGCAAAATGTTAGCCCAGAAACACTAAAACAAAGAGTATTTGTTTTGCGAAAAGCCCTCAATGATGCCTTTGTATCAGGCATTGTCATTCAAGCGGTACGCGGTGAAGGGTATCGCTTGATAATAGAAAAGATCACTGAGGCTGACACGTCACCATTATCAACTGAACCACTCTTCTCTGGTAATGTTGAGACCAAATATTTTCTGCGCTTTCGTTCGACGCCGTTGCTGCTATTCTTTGTATTCCTGATCATTCTAATAGCAGCATTGATTGGATTTCGAGAAGTGGGCCACTCTGGCAATAAGGTGATAGCTAACAACCGAATAGCACTATGGAGTAATGTTACTCCAAGTGACATGACAAAAAACGCTAAAGCAGCGTATGCGCGTTGGAACAACATGCTTAGTCAATCAAACGATGGCAAAACCTTGCAGTTGGTAAAATCTAATCAACAAGAGGAAATTCCACTGTCTCTTCAAGCAAGAAAAGACCGCATTGCATTAGTTAGTTTTTTTGAAACAATCGAAATGGGGGAACAAAGCTTAATAACGCTAAGTATCATTGAGCCCGCTACTGCCACAATATTACGTTCAGATACTATACAAGATGGTTCAGAGTCTGATGTCAGAGAACTGTTTGAGTCTCACAAGAGTGGTATCAAAGCATTAGTTTCATCGCAAAAACTGTACTTAAATAAGCAACAGAGAGATTTCGCCAACGACCCTATATGGGTTGAATTACGTGCGCTTGCTAACCCGAGATAA
- a CDS encoding serine hydrolase domain-containing protein, with the protein MTIKPFILASTILLASATAAPQLGTLKPQINQEYQDQLNTILDSLREVTGVPGFSVSVVHEGVLVGSATSGYADFQSQTPVNRNTLFRLASVSKIVGATMLGELVTQGKLSADTSIGDFYPELNTKYHDITLRELMSHTSGMPHYQTKDYDIYDKHYTSAIQALETLKERDLLTRPGYEYHYSTHGFTLAGAILEKVVSTPLPLALEQFNQRWTGAATPVAEDVRHLAPNTSSLYEITSNGSRVIKRGEKSYSILGAGMLATSDDLAQFGYRVLEKTYRNSLLESLLFTPAKTKNGTNVTYRDFDVGFGWRIGNDMHDRKVYHHAGATPGARSILVIYPEHSLSIAFLSNSSWVSSIDKLAFALASLYLDKAKAIDYSAINFRVKYGDDFFIGSTDCHKNKCALTDGKTEYSKWLNTFNKGATSISSWPIFSYLVKGSQRLLMINKVGITSFDLRNGVFETSIGKAKDYKIEIKPAGQYNEL; encoded by the coding sequence ATGACAATAAAACCATTTATCTTAGCCTCAACCATATTGTTAGCATCGGCCACTGCAGCGCCACAACTTGGTACGTTAAAACCACAAATAAACCAAGAGTACCAAGACCAACTTAACACTATTCTCGACAGCTTAAGAGAGGTAACTGGCGTTCCCGGATTTTCAGTTTCGGTAGTGCACGAAGGCGTTTTAGTTGGTTCAGCCACGAGTGGCTATGCTGACTTTCAATCACAGACCCCAGTTAACCGAAATACTCTATTTCGACTAGCGAGTGTGTCTAAGATTGTCGGTGCAACCATGTTGGGCGAGCTGGTAACTCAAGGTAAATTGTCTGCGGATACCAGCATTGGTGATTTCTACCCCGAACTCAACACCAAATATCACGACATAACGCTGCGTGAATTGATGTCGCACACGTCTGGTATGCCACACTATCAGACAAAGGATTACGATATATATGACAAACATTATACAAGCGCTATTCAGGCTCTTGAAACACTGAAAGAAAGAGACTTATTGACGCGACCAGGCTACGAATACCATTATTCAACGCACGGTTTCACATTGGCCGGAGCTATACTCGAAAAAGTGGTTTCAACACCACTACCTCTTGCCCTAGAGCAATTTAATCAGCGCTGGACTGGTGCGGCGACACCTGTAGCAGAAGACGTTAGGCATCTAGCACCTAATACATCAAGCCTTTATGAGATAACGTCTAATGGCTCAAGAGTTATCAAACGTGGCGAAAAGTCATACAGTATTCTGGGTGCTGGCATGCTAGCCACATCTGACGATCTCGCCCAATTTGGCTACAGAGTACTCGAAAAAACATATCGTAATAGTCTTCTTGAAAGCCTACTGTTTACACCCGCAAAAACAAAAAATGGTACAAACGTGACATATCGAGATTTTGACGTTGGATTTGGTTGGCGCATTGGCAACGATATGCATGATCGAAAAGTATATCATCACGCAGGGGCAACACCAGGTGCGCGTTCAATACTAGTCATTTATCCCGAACATAGTTTAAGTATTGCATTTTTATCCAACAGCAGTTGGGTATCATCAATTGACAAACTGGCTTTCGCTCTTGCAAGCCTATATTTGGACAAAGCCAAGGCAATAGATTATTCAGCCATTAATTTTCGCGTGAAATATGGCGACGATTTTTTCATTGGCAGTACTGATTGCCATAAAAACAAATGCGCGCTGACAGACGGTAAAACCGAATATTCAAAGTGGCTTAATACCTTCAACAAAGGCGCCACATCGATATCAAGTTGGCCAATCTTTAGCTACTTGGTTAAAGGTAGCCAAAGACTCTTGATGATTAACAAAGTGGGCATTACATCATTTGATTTACGAAACGGCGTATTTGAAACAAGCATAGGTAAAGCAAAAGACTACAAAATCGAGATAAAGCCTGCTG